CATATTCCTTCTCCTACCGAGGATGTCGAACAGCCGCTGCAATTCCTTGTTACTTTGATGGATTATAACGAGTATCTAGGACGTATTGGTGTTGGCCGTGTGAACCGCGGTAAAATCCGTCAAGGACAAAGTGTTGCGGTGATGACGCGCGAGGGCGGTATGAAGCAGGCAAGAATTGAAAAGCTGTTTGGCTTCTCTGGACTTAAGCGTGTAGAAATCGAGGAAGCGGGCGCTGGCGATATTATTGCGATAGCCGGTATTAAAGACATCAATATCGGAGAAACGATCGCAGATCCTGCCAATCCTGAGGCGCTGCCGGTGCTTAAGATTGATGAGCCGACGCTGCAAATGACATTCCTTGTTAACAACAGCCCATTCGCAGGCCGTGAAGGGAAATGGGTCACTTCCCGCAAGCTTCGTGAGCGTCTGTACAAAGAGCTTGAAACTGATGTGAGCTTGCGCGTAGAAGATACGGATAGCCCGGATGCATTTATCGTATCTGGCCGCGGTGAGCTTCACCTAGGTATTCTGATTGAGAATATGCGCCGTGAAGGTTACGAGCTTCAGGTATCCAAGCCGGAAGTTATCATCCGTGAGATTGACGGACAAAAGATGGAGCCGATTGAGCGTTTGATCATCGACGTTCCGGAAGAAAGCATGGGCTCCGTTATGGAGAGTCTGGGAACACGCAAAGCTGAGATGGTCAATATGATCAATAACGGCAGCGGTAATGTTCGCCTTGAATTCCTTATCCCGGCACGTGGATTAATCGGATATAGAACGTATTTCTTGACGCTGACTCGCGGCTATGGAGTTATGAACCATGCGTTTGACAGCTACGGTCCTTACATGGGGGCTGGAGTTGGCGGACGTCATGAAGGTGTGTTGGTTTCCAGTGAAACGGGCGTATCCACGTTGTACGGAATTCTGTCCGTTGAAGATCGCGGAATCCTGTTCGTACATCCGCAAACAGAGGTTTATGAGGGCATGATCGTTGGCGAGCACACACGTGATAACGATATTATCGTGAACATTTGTAAAGAAAAAGCGGTCAATAATATCCGTTCTGCGAACAAAGAAGAAACGGTGAAAATGAAAACACCTCGCATTTATTCTTTGGAGCAGGCGCTTGAATACTGTAATGATGATGAGTATTGTGAAATTACGCCGAAGTCCGTTCGTTTGCGTAAAAAGATTTTGAATAAATCAGAGCGTGAGCGTGCCGAGAAGCATCGTAAAATGGCTGAAACGAACGTGTAAACATGTCATGAAAAGAGGGAAATGCGGAAAAAGCGCAGCTTTTGCCGGCATTTCCCTTTCCCTATTAGGAATTATTTTATTTTGGAGGTGCGCACGGATGCAGTGGTTGACCGGATGGTTTGGAAACCATATCTACATTACATATCTATTAATCTTTATCTTCATGTCCTACGTTTACAATAAAGTATTCCGTACTCGGAAGCTGCCTGTCCTCAAAACGCTGCTCGTCTATGTACTGATCGCGATCGGCTCGATCATGCTGTTGGTGTTTCAGGTGGCAGGGCTCCCGATTATTCTTAGCTTAGCCGTTGCTGTATTGTTGATGCTTCTTGTTCGTGTGCGTTATTTTGTCGAGAGGCGCACTGGCAAGAGACCTTCTTGATAATCCGCGTGTAAGGAGGGAGCAAATGGTTCAGTACTGGCTTACCCCTGTCAAGCTGAAGGAGCCTGTTACGATCGGGGCAGACCGAATTTGCTGTATACAGCTTGAAGAGTTAGAGGATTTTCGACATAAGGCAAGTTTGCAGCATGCTAGGCTGCTCCCTTTGTTTAAGGCTGATCTGCTGCTCAGTGATGATGAAGATGCATGTGGATCAGAATGGGAGGCACTGAAGCTATCTGAAGAGGGATGTATTGTATTTGATGGTAACCTGTTGACGCTTTCTCACTGTGCCGAGGCATTTCTAGATCGAATGCTGGATACGAAAGTGACGCAAAGCTTGGTTGAAACATTGCTAGAGAACTCATCTGCTGCATCCGTGCAAAGCATCTGGCTGCACAAGTGGTTGGAATGGTTAAACAAAGGGTATGCGGTTATGTTGCTGAGAGAGGACGGGATCTAATGAAGCTGCAAGACGCATTATTTAATTGGCTGCAAATGCACATCGTCGTAGAAGCCAGACCCGATGACCAAGCTGCAAAGGACACGTTGGATTTTTTCGCGGTAGTGCTAAATGAAGACCACGCAGTGAGCGGAATGGAAACGCTTGAAGATACGCTGAAAATCACAATCACCTATGAACAAGAAGGGATTAGTAAACAGCAAGTCTTTGACCGCGAGGCCGCAGAAAAGTTACTCGAGGATATTAATTCCAATCCAAAATATAACCAATAGCGCCTGTTCTGCGACATAACTTTTCCAGTTTGGAGATACAATAGGGTATATCCACCTGAAAAAGCATTCACGCGGAGCAAAAATAGATTTCTAATGGTGGAACACGTAGGTTTCCTTATGATATACTGATATTGTAAGGTTGGTATGCTACTACCTTGTAGGAGGCGCAAACATCATGCCAGAAATGATCTCAACTTTACCGGAGCAGCTATTTGTAGTCCTGCAAAAAGAGAAATTTTTAATTCTGAACACCCTTGATGCAGATTCTGGCTATCCAAGTGTTCATGCAATTTCTTGGGTTTATGCCAAAGACCCTGGAACTTTGCGATTTGCTGTTGATGCACGGTCCCGGATCGTGTCCAATCTTCAGAAGAACCCGCACGTCTCCTTGAGCTTTATCGGGGCTGGCTCTGTCCATGCCATCAACGGGAGTGCGCGCGTAGTAACAGACTCCTTGGAGGATGTTCCTTTCAAGCTGGCTTGTGTCGATGTCGACATTGAGTCGGTTCATGACGCTATGTTTTATGGCGCTCGAATTGTAACTGAACCTGAATATGAGAAAACTTATGACAAGCGGGCTGCTGACAAGCTCGACGGTCAAGTTTTTGATGCGATGAAAAAGCCTAGACATGCTTTGTGCAGTCAGGCTTTTTGTTATCTCATCATGATTTGTCATATTATAGGTTAGGATTTCCGACCTGATTCGCGTCAGTTGGTCTTGGGTTATCTGGGATATTTTCTCTGATATCTCTTGGGAGCTGCGGCATGATCCGTCCCATAATATCAGCCATCTGTTCCGCGAAGCCGGTCACAGGCTTACCGTCTCGAATATTTTGACGAATATTACGCAACCGTTGGTCCAAGTCCATGTCTGCAGTAACGATGGCGTTCACGCCGTAAGGATCTTTTCGAAGTGCCTCAGCGACAGAATACTTGACAGTTCCTACTCTGGAGCGGTCCATATCTTTTTTTAGATTGATTCCGACAACTGCTGTATTGCCGAAAACTACACAATGAGCGCTCTCTACCTGCGGAATACTGGTAGCGATATGCTCTAGTCGATCGGCCACTTCTTTAGAGTTTTTTATTTCTAGCTTCTGCGGAGCGATTTGCTGCACTTTGACTTGATTCTGATTGGCATTCGCAGAAGAATTACCCTGTTTCGGCGCTTGGCTGCAGCCGGCAGCAAGGAAGAGCAGCAGCAATATCAGGCCAGTACGTTTCACCATCATCGACCCTTTCTTTTCCTTGATTCTTGCGTTTAGTTTGTCCTGCCAAGCTTGTTTGTATGTATGAATCTCATTCATATACCACTATGGCACCCTAGAAGCAGGAATAAATTTGATTCGTATGAATCAATGCGCGTTTGTTCCCTATCCAGAGGAATGTATGGATTCGTATGAATCAAAAATTTGATTCCTATCGCACAAGATCTAACGCCAAATCCGGGAGGGAACACACCTATGAAAAAAATTTACGTGCTGGATACAAATGTACTGCTTCAGGACCCTAACGCATTGTTTGCTTTTGATGATAATGAAGTAGTCATACCCGCCGTGGTGTTGGAGGAAATCGATTCGAAGAAACGGAACGCCGACGAAATAGGACGAAATGCAAGACACGTATCCCGATTGCTCGATGGATTACGATCGAAGGGGACGTTGTCCGAAGGCATTACACTTGAACATGGAGGAAGTATTAAGGTTGAGCTGAACCATCGCAGCTTCGCCAAGCTTCAGGAAACATTTGCCGAGCTGACGAATGATAACCGTATTCTTGCGGTTGCACTCAATTATCATTTGGAAGAGCAGGAGAATGACCAGCCGAAGCCTGTGGTTATTGTCACCAAGGACACACTGGTTCGAATTAAAGCTGATGTGCTTGGCTTGACTGCAGAGGATTATTTAACGGATCGAATTGTCGCACAAACAGATATGTACACCGGTTATGTAACTTTACATGTGCATCCGTCCATCATAGATGAGTTTTATACGTACAGATTTTTGAGCACTCAGTCATTAAATCTGGGGTATCCGCTGAATCCTCATGAATATGTTATTCTCAAAGATGAATTAGGTACCTCGAAATCCGCTCTCCTAAAAGTGAATGCGGAAGGGAAGAAGCTGGAGCCGCTCTTCATGAGTAATGATCCTGTATGGGGCATTGCCGCCCGTAACGCTCAACAGCGAATGGCTCTGGAGCTGCTGTTGAATGATGAAATCCCATTGGTCACCCTGACAGGTAAAGCTGGAACGGGTAAAACGCTGCTGACATTAGCGGCAGGACTCATGAAAATTGAAGATGAGCGCAAATATAAAAAGCTGCTGATCGCACGTCCGGTAGTCCCTATGGGTAAAGATATCGGGTACCTGCCTGGCGAAAAAGATGAAAAACTGCGCCCCTGGATGCAGCCGATTTACGACAACCTGGAATTCTTGTTCGATACGAAGAAAACGGGAGACATTGAAAAAATACTAGCTGGTCTGGGAAGCATTCAAGTTGAAGCATTGACTTATATTCGCGGGCGCTCCATACCGGGACAATTTATCATCATTGATGAAGCGCAAAACCTATCCAAGCACGAGGTGAAGACGATCGTTTCTCGTGTGGGTGAAGGCAGTAAAATCGTACTGCTCGGCGATCCTGATCAAATTGACCATCCTTACCTCGATGCCTCTAGCAACGGTCTTACTTATGTCGTAGAACGCTTCAAACAAGAGAATATCAGCGGACATATTACCCTTGAACGCGGAGAACGTTCGCATCTCGCGCAATTGGCTGCTGATCTCCTATAACGTTATTCTCACAAAAAAAGAGAAGCGTGACTCCATAAACTAGGAGCGCGCATCTCTTTTTTATTGTAAAGACTAGCTTACTATAACAAAAATTGAGCCTCACACTTGTAAGCTTTGGCGATTCCGGCTACAAGCTCTTGCAATTGCCGATCGAATGCAAAGATCTCCGTTTGCCCCTCTTCATAGCACGCTAGCAAATGCTCATCGAGCTGAAGCAAGGCCAGTTTCCGCTCTGATTGCGGTGAAATAGCTTCAATTCGAACAAGCTGTGCGAGCTTTTTATACAGGTAAGGATGCTCCGATCGGCTAATAAATCCGTAGTCCTCAAACTGGTCGGTTAGTTCCGCGTGATCCGGCAGGTAAAGGAGCTCCATACGTTCAGTCTTCACGTTATATTGCTCCATCACGCTCAGAACCGACCGCTCCTCCTCGATAGTTGATACGATGAGCATCTCTTTGTCGCGATCGAATAATTGTGTCTTTCCGGCAAGTGCTTTCACAATTTGAGCATAAAATCCTGGAAGCTTGCCTTCCGGAAGATCCATGAGCAGTGCGATTTTGGTTTCCATTATGTATGTCCTCGCTTTTTTAGAAAGAAAGCTTGAGCTTGACGATCACTTTCTTGTCTTTGGTTTCGACGTCAACAACATCGAGGTAATTCACAAGCTTTTTCGGCACAAAGCCAAGTTTGAACTCCTTCATCATATCTTCAATCGTTGTATCGGGGAGCTCAAAGCCGTTAAAATCAATGCGATCAATGATGAAATGAACTTCATTCATACCCACGCCCTGCACAATGGCAAATTGACCTTGAAGCTGCAGGGTCATGCCATCTGTTTTGCCTGATGCCGTAATCCCGTCATCCTTAAATTCGAATGTTAGGTCTTTTAACTGTTCGTTTCTTTGATGCAAATACTGATTGAAATCGTCGTCGCTTATCGTGATCAACGGGTTATTAAGGGAAGATAAGTTCAAATACTTATTATCGGCATTATTTTGCATAATATACTGTGGCAGTTCCGAGAATGCAACAGATAGCTGATTAAAATATTGACGAAACAATGGAAGTCCTTGCGCTTTCCACTGATCGTTCAAGGATTGAATTTGCTGTTGGATGACATTAGCTTGAGCAGTTACAGCCAGTTGTTTGTCCAATTCTTCCTGAAGCTGTACAAGCCGCTGCCGCTGCTGGAGCCATTTTTCTTTGGTCTCTTGCAGCTGTACATGGGATTCCGCCAGCTTGGACTGCAGCTGTTTAAGCTGGTCGTATGAATCCGAGTATGCTGCCAGTGATCGATGATCATTCGAAATAATCATTTGTATATATTCAAACATTCGGATCGCATCGCTTATGGAAGTTACTGAGAATAGCAGGGTCCAAATTGTATCGCGATCACCCATATAATAGGCTCTAAGCACCTTGCCGGCATGCTCCTTCGTAACCTGGACGTGCTGCTTTTGAGCGGCGATATCGGCTTCATTTTGTCCGATTTGATTCGTAATTTGGCCATCTTTTTGATTTAATCGCTCGATTTCGCGATCGACCTCGTAAATGGTTAGCCCTTTTTGCAGCAGTTCCTTCGTATCCTCAGGTTGATGGTTGTCCTCTTCAGCGAAAACAGTTAGGCTCTGCAGATGTGAACTCCATATAAGCAGGGCGGACAAGATGACGATTGCAGGTTTATACCAATATCTCATTTCAGCCGGTTCTCCTCCTATGTACAGATTATCATATTTCTATTAAATGAAGCACAAAAAAATACTTACCCGGGGGAGAGAGGGGCAAGTATTTTTAGTTGATGGTCGTCATTTCTTTGTTTGGTTCTTATTTCTTTGTTTTGTTCAATAGCTTTAAGATATCATCAAAGCTTTTTACATGAGCGGGTGTTTCCTTTGTGAAAGCTGGAGGTTGGTTAATGCCGTCGTAGGTTTGATGAAGAGTAATTTTATTGTCTGTCGCTTTACCGTCCGCAGCAGGAATGGATAGCTGTAAGTCCAATACCTCATCACGAATAAATCCTTGATCATCGATGGCAACGGATAGCTTGCCAGGTGCTTTTACTTGTAAGCCTGATGGCATGGTTTTCAGCTTGTCGGCTTTCTCGGCAGTTAGAAGTCCGTTGTTTTGAAGGGTGCTGACCATGTCTGGCCATTTAGCCTGCAAGGAGGTGTTCAGTTCTTTCTCGTTTTTATCTGTAATATCTACAGTGATGGAACGTGCGCTAGTGCCATCCTTAAGTGTAACAGGCTCCTTAGCTTCCGAGTACCATTTAGGATCAATACTTTGAAACATGCTGGTACCAAGTGTTGTGGTTAATTCGGACGTGTTTTTCAGATTGTCAAGCTTAAGTGGAGAACTGCTATTTTGGCTCATTTGCTGAAGATCTATCGCATAGTACTCATCCGGCGAAGTATTTATAGCTGGTAAGTTAAAATACAATTTGTTATCTTTAATAAGAATTGGAATGGCAATGGGTGATGTTGAGCCCTTAGGTGTAATGTTAATGTCGGTCTCTAGTTGAAGAGGCTCTGCACTGCTTGCTCCTTTCCAATTAATCGTGCACTCACGAAAGAGGCCTAATATTCCGTTGGTTAACGGATTGGGGGAAGCCATCCATGCATCGCTAAGCTCAAGTGCTGCGCTTCCATCAAAGGAATAAGACTTCATCTCTTTTTGTTTCGTTAAGGAAAGCTCAACGGCTTCCTTTATTTTGGTGTTGTCTGTGCAGCCGGTTAATGATGTGAGGCTTAGTGCTGTAATTACCGTTAATGTCATCCATTTGTTTAACATTTCTTAATTATCTCCTTCCGTAAGTCCTTTTCCATTATAAATGTTTGTTCACTATTTGTCTGTATGTAAGTAATGCAAATGTACCACTCGTGTGTCGGGATAGGAGGAATGCGATTGAATACGGATTTAGGGCATACTGAAGTTGTGAAAGCAGTGAAAGCGGCCATAGAGGGCAGCAGTAGGAAGGCTATAGATTTTCGAGCATACATGGAATTATGTCTATATCATGAGCCATTTGGCTATTACAAAAACAAGGATGTAAAGATAGGAAAAGATGGCGATTTCTATACCAGTTCTTCGATAGGAACTATTATGGGGGAGATGCTGGCCGCTTATATCGTACATCAAGTGCGGGGTAATGTTTCGGCTTCAAGAATAATCTCTATTGTAGAATGGGGGGAGGGAACGGCCGAATGGCTTCTCACCTGCTTGAAGAGATGAAACGAATAGCGCCAGATCTTTATGATCAGCTAGTCTACGTTATGATCGAATCCAGCAACTTTCATCGCGGACTGCAGATGGAAGAGCTAGTGCAGCACCGAGATAAGGTTCTTTTTCTTGAAGAATGGGAAGAGAGCCCATCCGTCGATTATATGTTTGTGATCGCCAATGAGCTGTTGGACGCGTTTCCTGTTCATCGCCTCCAATACCTAGACGGTCATTTCCTGCAAAGCTTCATTCGATGGTGTGAAGATAAGCAGTCATTTGAGGAGATATGGCTTCCGGTTCAGGATAAGCGAATATTAGACTTATTAGATGAACAGAAGGTTCAATTAACACAGGGCCAAATCATGGAGCTAAATCTTGACGCTTCCTCTTGGCTTACTGCACTTTATGATAGGATGGGCAACGGGGAATGCATAGTCATCGATTATGGAGATCTTCAGGACGAATTGTTGGCTTCACATCGCCATCAAGGGACTCTTCTCTGCTATAGGAAGCATCAAGCTTCTGGAGATTTCTTGCATGGACTTGGGCAGCAGGATATCACGTCACATGTTAATTTTAGTCAATGCATTCAAGCCGCAGAGAAGGCTGGCTTTCAAGACATTCGGCTCCAAACGCAAAGAGAGTTTCTTGTCCAGCAAGGGATTCTACAAAAATTGCAGGAGCACAACGATCCGAATCCTTTCAGCGATATTTCGAGACGAAACCGGACTATCCGGCAGTTGTTGCTTAGCGATCAAATGAGCGAGCTATTTAAGGTATGGACAGCTCATAAAAAAAACGGTCCGAATGAGTAATCATTCGAACCGCTTTTTTTGTTAAACGCTCATTTTAAAGAAAGACCAGTACGTAAATCCGCCGAAGGAAATAATCATATATCCCCAAAACAGCAGTATGTAAGTACGCTCAGCTAAGCGCATATAGCCTAGA
This genomic window from Paenibacillus hexagrammi contains:
- a CDS encoding SAM-dependent methyltransferase, whose protein sequence is MASHLLEEMKRIAPDLYDQLVYVMIESSNFHRGLQMEELVQHRDKVLFLEEWEESPSVDYMFVIANELLDAFPVHRLQYLDGHFLQSFIRWCEDKQSFEEIWLPVQDKRILDLLDEQKVQLTQGQIMELNLDASSWLTALYDRMGNGECIVIDYGDLQDELLASHRHQGTLLCYRKHQASGDFLHGLGQQDITSHVNFSQCIQAAEKAGFQDIRLQTQREFLVQQGILQKLQEHNDPNPFSDISRRNRTIRQLLLSDQMSELFKVWTAHKKNGPNE
- a CDS encoding YlaH-like family protein — its product is MQWLTGWFGNHIYITYLLIFIFMSYVYNKVFRTRKLPVLKTLLVYVLIAIGSIMLLVFQVAGLPIILSLAVAVLLMLLVRVRYFVERRTGKRPS
- a CDS encoding coiled-coil domain-containing protein produces the protein MRYWYKPAIVILSALLIWSSHLQSLTVFAEEDNHQPEDTKELLQKGLTIYEVDREIERLNQKDGQITNQIGQNEADIAAQKQHVQVTKEHAGKVLRAYYMGDRDTIWTLLFSVTSISDAIRMFEYIQMIISNDHRSLAAYSDSYDQLKQLQSKLAESHVQLQETKEKWLQQRQRLVQLQEELDKQLAVTAQANVIQQQIQSLNDQWKAQGLPLFRQYFNQLSVAFSELPQYIMQNNADNKYLNLSSLNNPLITISDDDFNQYLHQRNEQLKDLTFEFKDDGITASGKTDGMTLQLQGQFAIVQGVGMNEVHFIIDRIDFNGFELPDTTIEDMMKEFKLGFVPKKLVNYLDVVDVETKDKKVIVKLKLSF
- the typA gene encoding translational GTPase TypA, which produces MHAREKIRNIAIIAHVDHGKTTLVDKLLQQSGTFRENEAVQERAMDSNDLERERGITILAKNTAINYKDYLINIVDTPGHADFGGEVERIMKMVDGVLLVVDAFEGTMPQTKFVLRKALESNLSPVVVVNKIDRPNARPAEVVDEVLDLFIELGATDEQLDFHVVYASALQGTSSLDPDKQDANMEAIYETVVTHIPSPTEDVEQPLQFLVTLMDYNEYLGRIGVGRVNRGKIRQGQSVAVMTREGGMKQARIEKLFGFSGLKRVEIEEAGAGDIIAIAGIKDINIGETIADPANPEALPVLKIDEPTLQMTFLVNNSPFAGREGKWVTSRKLRERLYKELETDVSLRVEDTDSPDAFIVSGRGELHLGILIENMRREGYELQVSKPEVIIREIDGQKMEPIERLIIDVPEESMGSVMESLGTRKAEMVNMINNGSGNVRLEFLIPARGLIGYRTYFLTLTRGYGVMNHAFDSYGPYMGAGVGGRHEGVLVSSETGVSTLYGILSVEDRGILFVHPQTEVYEGMIVGEHTRDNDIIVNICKEKAVNNIRSANKEETVKMKTPRIYSLEQALEYCNDDEYCEITPKSVRLRKKILNKSERERAEKHRKMAETNV
- a CDS encoding pyridoxamine 5'-phosphate oxidase family protein codes for the protein MPEMISTLPEQLFVVLQKEKFLILNTLDADSGYPSVHAISWVYAKDPGTLRFAVDARSRIVSNLQKNPHVSLSFIGAGSVHAINGSARVVTDSLEDVPFKLACVDVDIESVHDAMFYGARIVTEPEYEKTYDKRAADKLDGQVFDAMKKPRHALCSQAFCYLIMICHIIG
- a CDS encoding PhoH family protein — protein: MKKIYVLDTNVLLQDPNALFAFDDNEVVIPAVVLEEIDSKKRNADEIGRNARHVSRLLDGLRSKGTLSEGITLEHGGSIKVELNHRSFAKLQETFAELTNDNRILAVALNYHLEEQENDQPKPVVIVTKDTLVRIKADVLGLTAEDYLTDRIVAQTDMYTGYVTLHVHPSIIDEFYTYRFLSTQSLNLGYPLNPHEYVILKDELGTSKSALLKVNAEGKKLEPLFMSNDPVWGIAARNAQQRMALELLLNDEIPLVTLTGKAGTGKTLLTLAAGLMKIEDERKYKKLLIARPVVPMGKDIGYLPGEKDEKLRPWMQPIYDNLEFLFDTKKTGDIEKILAGLGSIQVEALTYIRGRSIPGQFIIIDEAQNLSKHEVKTIVSRVGEGSKIVLLGDPDQIDHPYLDASSNGLTYVVERFKQENISGHITLERGERSHLAQLAADLL
- a CDS encoding YhcN/YlaJ family sporulation lipoprotein, translated to MNEIHTYKQAWQDKLNARIKEKKGSMMVKRTGLILLLLFLAAGCSQAPKQGNSSANANQNQVKVQQIAPQKLEIKNSKEVADRLEHIATSIPQVESAHCVVFGNTAVVGINLKKDMDRSRVGTVKYSVAEALRKDPYGVNAIVTADMDLDQRLRNIRQNIRDGKPVTGFAEQMADIMGRIMPQLPRDIRENIPDNPRPTDANQVGNPNL